CTCCACATGAGGGGGATGGTCACTCTGCTGAGCTGCGCAGCCGCCATCCTGCAGGAGATGATGATCGGGTTTCCAGCCGGTCTTCCGTTGCTTAGGGAGGACTAAGAGCAATAGGTGCACGATGCGGTATCACGATTTTACTAACTTATACACATCCATCATTATTCTCTTCTATCTAGGGACACGTTTCACTGTACGGATATGacgaactaaaaaaaaaatcaccatttaATTGTTACacttggttttgtttgtttgttttggattcGGTGGATATCTTTGCTTTGATTCTTAGTTTAACCATTAGTGGGTCTAAAGGCCCCCAAAACACtggttttggttatttcacatgagagacttctgtgtttcttctttcccGGGCTCTTCTCACGGGTTCGGTTTGATAGGAGAAGGTAATGTCACGTACCTCTGAGCACCAACTGGGATTTGGCGAAAAAAGTTAAACCAAATACGATCCCAGTTCTGGGGTTGTTCGTCTACATCGTCAATAGAATGCGATCAAACTAAACCAACGCAGTCTTGATGAAGCAGGTTAACTCTTTTGAGATTTTGATTGTGAAGCTCTGCATAAATTATacatgcttttttctttcttcccgaACTTGAACTCATGATTTCGGGACTTCAGTCGTGCAACGAAAAGCACCAGTACTGCTGCTATGGCTCTCTGCAGTCTGGGACAGGTAAGGCCAGCACCGGCACGGATTCAAGACAGGTTTCAGGTGTCCTGGTATTTAACgtaatattttatatactaaAATTCTTCTGCAGCACTTTGCATccacattaaaaatatatatataaaatgaataaatagccTTCAGATAAACGGAATAAATGGCCTGGTGGTTGTTGGTGTAGAGGAGCCTGACTCACCTCTCCGGTGTCTGCAGCAGGTTCTGCTGAGGCCGGCTGTGCTGCCCAGTCTTTATACGGCGCGGAGGGGCCTGGTATCCAGGATGACACTCGGTCATATTGGATGTCACGCTGCTTCAGCCCCGATTACCTGTTTTTGTTCAAAGCAGGGAACACGGCATAGTTTTAACCTTTATTCATCCAGGGGATTAATCCGTCTCCGTATCCCGTTTACATCCTGTTACAGTGGTGGTTCTCGTAGGACGGAGGAGGATTTCTGAACTCATCTGCCGGACTTGGCAGCTCCTGGGTCATCGCTGAGGCTTACAACTGGAATCACAGCCACCATAAAGAAAGGGTGACAGTTTATATAGAGAGTTATTACGGTATCAAATATTAATCTCTAAAATAATGCAGATTTGGGATGTTTgttctgaatattaaaatataaacaatttgCATCTGGGCCTCACACTTTGCGAAGCGGTGTTTTATTGCACCCATTTGAATGTAACCTGCCCTATGGGTTAAGATTTTCTTGTATATGAAGCATTTGGGAAATGACCCTATTGTTAAAGCTGTGCTGGCCCTTCCCTGTGTTTTCTACTGAGGCTGCTGGGGCGAGCTGCTGTCCTCAAAGAACGCCCACCAGGTGGCGTATGcgccccatttttttttccgcCCTCACTACCTGGTCGTTGTTAGCAGTACATCCTTGAGACTAGGCGATTATTataatatctttgtttttaatcatggGTTGGttgcaaatgtgtgtattcatggACAAAAGGGTAAAACACTGCTCATACACAGTGTCACTGCCGAGGTTTACGCTGGAAAGTGGCGGTGCAGAGTGTCAACCGaagtaaaattatatatatttattaatattatatattatattatttattatttaataataaaatatatttattctatatttatttattattatttagttattttccCCCCTTTGTAAAAACCAAGTCGTGTTGATGGGTAAGTGGTAGCCGGTCCCATATGGTCTAGCGGTTAGGATTCCTGGTTTTCACCCAGGCGGCCCGGGTTCGACTCCCGGTATGGGAACTCCAGTTTTACACCCGGATTTCGGGGTTAAGGGATGAACCCCGGAGGACGCGGCTCACCGGCCCAAAGGAGGATGGTGGCATAAAACCGAATgtattcaaaacaaataaaactcaaagaaaaaaaccgTGTTATGCAGGTCACTACTTCTTCTCTGTCCGGTGTTCTTATGACGAATTTCCGTTTGAATTGACCATAGTTCAGGAGCTGTAGAACTCAAATAGGTGACTTTCTATAACAGCTGTAAGGAGCTCTATTTACTGTTTGACCATTTTAGTCTCTTTTCGTATTCTCCACCTTAAAGCGGCGTCTGATCCTGTCGTCCTGCCCGGATTGTTGCATTTGTCAGACGTGCTTTGGCTGGAAATCGCTTCCGACACGTAACCAGGACGAAGACCTGTCAGGTGAGTAATCTGCCGCTGCCGGTGAAATAATCCCCCTGCGTGTCACCGTGTGGGGACACGGTGACACGCCGGCCTCCCGAGCGACGCGGTTTATTTTAGACTGTGATCCCGTCGCCCGGAGCCGCGTAAGTCCTGCTAAGATGAAGTGCTGCACGACTCGGTCTGCCTGTTTGGGATAAAGGGGCAGACTTCTGACACTCAACCTGCGGGATTTCGGTTTCactaagtgcttttttttttccacgtgtCGCCTGGACCCCGGTGTCGACACTTGGTAGATCCCGGAGTATGAATGTCGGCTGCGGAAACACAGGATTATGAAGGGTGCTTACAtgttgttatactgtatatacaaaatTGTGGTGAATATGAAATATGCAGACTTAAATTGCAGGATTTGTTGTcgttttggagaaaaaaatgtacgTGTTAGCAAAGAACATGCATACTTGATACTTAAATGTATTACAGAGGGACCTcgatttctttttctttcttttttttccttttcctcaaCAAAATTGCATCTCTAAATAGGAAATAAGAGCAGCTCTAACATATTAACCTaaccttaaaaataaacaactaataaataataaataaatatgcacaaaaaaactaaataaatagaaaaaggaaagataaTAGAATATTATGTTGCTTTCTCTGAAACTTAATCctatgacattttttctttttaatcatttattttagatttatttttccaaaagatgaaaagtttggaccccccccccaaaaaaaaaaaaatatatatacatgtttgCAAAGCATGTAGTATTTACCTAATCTCACCATGTACGTCGGAACTGTACAGCAGCAAACACCGTTTCCCCTTTTCTTGTCGGCGATTAAAAGCGAACGGACCCATTCCGTGAGTACGGCGCAAGCGCAGAGCCCGCGTTGATTACGGAAATGGTTGTTACATGACATTTTACTCAAGGTAAACTGATTGTAAGCGTCGCACAAGGAGACGGACGCGGCGGTGACATGGCCGGAGAAGAGCAGGAGAGCAACAGCAAGGTGGGAGCCGGAATTAAATCCAGGTTGCTAGGAAACTCACGTTAAATGGAGGAGGTTTGCCAGGCTCCGGTTTTCAGAAGGTCAGCAGCAGCGGGTAACTTTCAGACAGTGTTAGCGTGGCTCACAAAGGTCTCGCAGTTTCTCTCGGGGAAGCAGTGTTATCTTGCCTCGTCGAGACTCTCGATTAATCTAAAAAGCCAAAACTGCATTCATGCCCTCATGTCACAAACGTGTGTCCGTCGGAGTTGTGTTAACATTCAGAAATGACAAACGCACGGCTAACGCTAACGTTAACGTTAACTTCAACAGAATTGACCTGGGTCCCGCGTTAATAGGAGCGAAATAGATTTAATTATCGTGGCTACGTCGAGCGATAACATTAGTGAACCAGTAAAGCTAGCGCGCCGTTAGCAAGGTGAGAGCTATCCTATCAGAAATGATTGGGTCAAACCaaatgtctttctgtccttcagGGTTTCAGGCTGCTGGGGATTCTGGATGTCCAGAAGACTCCGTGTGCCAGAGATGCCATCCTTCACGGAGCTGGAGGCTCCCTAGCCGCTGGCCTGCTTCACTTTCTGGCCACCAGTGAGTTTTACTTTGAGTCcgaacactgtgtgtgtgttcatgtgtcttTTCATTGCTCTTttagctagtttttttttttgttttttgagcagtttcttttttttgaactTGGCGCTCAATATTTACCTGTTCAGTTTTTCACATGGATTCTTGAATGACCTGTACAGCCAGACTGGgtttagaaaatgaattggaCTATGCTTGGGCTGAGCACTGCTACAGCTCCATGCGTGTCCAGTATATGAGAGGTTAGTCTCCAGGGACAGTGCCCCATAACAAACCAAGGGGAAGTTGATAACGCATATTGAAACAGACACAACACTGTGCTCGGGTTTTCTGAATCAGGATCCTCTCTGCACCAAACAGTCCTCTGAGACTCTGCTGACTTCTTTATCAGCTTTGTCGGCTGAAAAGCAGAATTACTACGATTTTGAATGGTAATACAATATGACACCTTAACAATGAAACGTTGATCAGCTAGTCCTCAGTGACCCATATAAAACCTGATGACTCAAGGGATGTACATACTTTGGCCAACCTGGATTTTATTAACTTCAATGTAGCAGAGAATAAAAGGATCTCAGAGAATGTCATATGATTTAATTCTGTCATAATTTTGTTGTACAACAAATTagtcaaaaactcaaaattggCATAGGTCTGTATTTCAGGAGTGTATCTTTGATGTCTTAAACAAATCAGTCTATAACTATCTTCAGGGAGAAATACAAACTTTTGTACGGAAGTTAATTTGGACTATAAAGAACATAAAACAATGTCCAATGTCTCCCTTTTCCGACGGTGACAGATAAAAGGTGTTTCACGTGGGGAAAATGAGTTTGAACTCTGACATGAATTCAAAGCCCTTGAACTCTCAGCAGCAGTCTTCCCTGTTGTCCGCAGGTCGGGTGAAGAGGTCTTTTGACGTTGGATTTGCAGGCTTTATGCTCACCACGCTCGGGTCCTGGTAGGTTTTtatgcagattaaaaaattcATAATATTCTGGTCTATCTTCCACATTCCGATCACAATAAGCTCTTTCTTGCCTTTTTGGCATGACTACCGCTAAAGGAAAACTTATATCCTTTACAAACACCCAGCAACCGATACTTGCTGAATTTTTCTCCCAACTTATTACTGCCCTTTCCAGCTGCTCGCGTTTGCAACAGAAACCCTTCTGTGTCTCCCTCCTCAGGTTTTACTGCAGGATGAGCAACGCTAAGCTTCGTGTGCAGCAGAGGATAATCCAGGACGGCATGAGGAACAAGATCGTGTACGAAGGATCCGTTCTAGACCCGACAATCAAACCCGCAGCAGAAACGCCATCAGGGCCCTCATGATCTGCATCACTGAAattcctcccccttcctccgTAACGGTTTGTAGGAGAAGAGAGGACACTGTCAGGGTAAACTGACTGAACGGACTTGGACTGCGTAAataatggggggaaaaaatctaaaatctgacattttacagatgcTTTTTCGTTACGTTGTCGTTTTGGTTTGGTCCAACAACTTCCCAAGGGAGTTTGCAGTCTGTATAATGCCTTATCTGTCTGTCAAATAATGTGACAATTGAAGTCTTTCATCACATGGAAACACCAGGCCTAGAGCACTCACTTTGAAGttccccccccacacacacacacacacacacacacacacacacacacacacatatccgGACATCtttgactgaaaacagaggTTACTCTTACTGTGTATTCTAATCCTAAATGAGCAAAAACTCTTTTGAATTTCCTAGTTTTTAAAAGTCTCAAGTGTTGATCCGGTAAATGTACGACTCCCTCAAACCCTGCGATGCTTAAATTCCTGTAATTTCAGtgacttctttcttctttttgagaCTCAAACCACTAAATGGTATAAAGCagtgggaaaacaaaacagccattGTGCTATCAGTCTTTAATGTTGCTGTGTATCAGTACCTGCTGTGACTTGTGGTCTGCTTTGCAGCTGATTCAGTCTACTGGCATTATTGTGGTCTGGATATTCAAAACCATCTAAGCCACTGTACTGATAATaggtcattaaaaaaaggacaggacaaaaaataattgtacAAGGATAACAAGTACACAGCTGTACAAGTGATTGAAAGCAGGAATATATAATAACAGCTTTTTAATGtactgttttctttaaaactctGCTAAAGCAGCAATAGAAGGATCTAGCTGCAGGTCAGACCACAAATTCCCGCAGAGCTCCAAGCCACAATTTCTGAATGAAAACTGAGATATTGTCTTTACGGGGATCCATGTTAACTTGCATGTTGTAGGAaggatgtgtatgtgtaagacaaacaaactgtgtgcttgtatttattttgctgttctaagaaaaccaaacctttactgtttctttatttaagaATGTCAGAGTCACTGATGTCGTTTGAAAAGGTAAAACCAACACTGAGCCATCATGATAaacttcatgtgtttttcactttttaaaactggaaacagaTTGTTACCTATTGTTAAAATATTGTAAGAACAAATCAGAGCGCCTGTGGGTGATGTCACAGTTGGAGTTTTTTAGCCACAATGCAACAGACCGACAGTGtaaagagacaggaaaggcGGGAAAGAGAGAACGAGGTCCCCAGCTGGAAACAAACACGGGACACTGCAGTTATTTGCTATgttttctgtcatctgtcaAAACGCCTGCCAGTGGCCGTTTTCGGTTTTCCTCAAAGCCTGATGGTTTTATcattaataaagtaataaattgTGTACCGATGTAATAATGTCTCGTGTGCAGTCGAGGATGTGTCATCAGTGTTGCTGAAATTGCAAGTAATTGTTGCATCTGCATTAATCAGGTCTTCTCTACCTTCAAATATCCTCAGCTGATCAGTATTTCAGTGTTGTCATACTTCCTCATTTTTTGGCTGCTTGTCAGACTTGGGCAAGAAAACtaagaaatcaaagaaaactCCAAGTTGAATAtcatgtttgttatttttttagatgaaaaaaCTTAATCAGTTAAGCAAAAACAGTGGTCGGTAGAATAAATGTGAGAGTAATTGTTAGCGGCAGCCTTACTGAACATGTACTGTCCCATTTTAGTGGACGAAGCGGAGCCGAGCAATGAACTTCAGTACAGTTTGATCCACGAAGGAAAGGACCGGCCAATGCCGCAGGGCAGCTGGCTCGAGGTGAAGTGCTCTTGAGCAAGACGCCGAATCCCTGCCCCTTGCAGGTAGGTTGTTCACGACTTGGCCATGATGGCGCttcatttttgtaaaactgtgcTTCGTGCACAcatggctgctgctgtgctgtgctcTGTGTTGGATGTAATGTTAAGAGATGTAGCAGCATGAACTCATTCTAGTGGACGAATGTGTCCAGTAAATGTTAAAACCGTTGTACGACCAGTCGGCCAGCAGGTGCCACTACATCCACGTCCTGTGATTACTGCCTGTACAAACCCCCCATCCAGTCCCACACCTCCTGCACCTGAGACATGTGACACGACAGATTACACAACTTACAAGATGGAAGTTGTGACCTGTGAccgtgacctttttttttttactgacgAACGATGTTCACAtaatttcactctttttttttttgacagtgtatCCCCTTTcacaaccatttttttttttattgctataAGTGAAATTCTGCGCACTTGTCTTTATTAACATCACTTTCAGAGAGCAAATGCAGGAacttttacagattttacacctgtttgaaaagaaaattttgtGTATCATCATGCACAAAACTTTCTTTGTCAGTGCACCTAATGCAGACACAACAGTAGCCACAGCACTTGTGCATTTAGTAGCTGTAATGTCACTGTTTCTTCTGTCTTAAAACTTAAGAAATGTTAATGGATGTAAACTATTATGTTTTCTACATCGACTCAAAGCTCTAATAGGAAAGTACTCAGATAGTcgctctctctatctctgtctgaCACTAATGTGTTTCTATTTGATCACTGTTGTGCCAAAACATTGACAGGGCTTCTTGTCGGGGTATAAAATCCCCTGAAATGAAAGTATTTCAACCATCATGAAAATGAGATACATATAAGGCATTCAccaaaatcaattttcaaaaacatgaattaatttaacatgcaaagaaacaaaaaaaaattaagttcaAGGTCACATAACCCGTCACCTTGGAGGTGTGCAACTCAAATATCAGCAAATTGATCTATTACTCCAATATTAATACGACGCCTTCACTAACCTGTCACGGCATACTTAGATTTTGCGTCGTGAACCTCGTTACCAACTTAAGCATCAGCTATGAGACGAAGGACACAGGAAGCAGCCGGAATAGCGTCCTTTTGTGCAGTCTTATTATAGAAGACCTTTATCTCAGTCTGTGTTACTGTGTCCTGTGGGATGATTGTTCCACCAGGGCTGTTGGCACGCGGACAAGTCAGGGGCGAGATGTCACCTCATATAATACCACACTGATATGCTGACTTAGATTGACGCAGACAtcagggaggaaggagggagggagggatagtCCAGACATCTGTCGCTAGCCGACATGCCACACAGTCCGATGTTAAATTATAAAACAGAGGGTGgttatttttgtgtgtcatcACAAGCTCATAGGACACATGAAGTCAGGTCAAGTCCTGTGGAACTTAAGCAAATTAAGGATTTAATTCTAACACTTATTATATCTGAGATTAGCTACATATCCATGCACATTTTGATATTCTTATAACATAAATGACTGTTAAATGACTCTGTTAAGAATTCAACATCAACCCATTAAGTGCTTAGTTATGCCAGCAGTCAATAGAGAAGGGAgcatagcttttttttcttttttttttaaatggataccTTATTTTGGAAACAAGGTCTTCTCTATCTTAATAGCAGCATCAGCACACCTAAAATGTCGTCCAGGTGCTTAAAGGGAAATTCTGGTATTTGCTAACCAAGGTCTTGTCCTCATATTTTTATCTGCCATCAATATTTTACTCATTATCGCCGGCGCAGCGATTTGGGGAGAGGCCGAGTGCAGTAAGAATGACGTCGATCGGCGATAGGAGCACGAGCCTCTTACAGGAAGTAGTCCCCTGTAAGTCCCCGTGTTCCACACGATTCCTGTTGAATTGACATTAAGGAGAGCAGTGGGGGGCTCTTCAGTGCTACTCGGCCTAATCAACATCGTTCTCGATATTGATCCCGATTGTGTTCCTGGGTCCCGAAATGCTGTTCAGGGTTGTAAAATACCAGAACTTCCAGTTATATTTATGACATTTGGTCGGTGATGTTTTACATAGCACATTAATAACGAGTGTTAAAGCGAGAAAGCGTCTTAAATCGATCTCTGCCACCTAGtgtttaaaacatcaaaagggGTTTCAAAAGACGTAACACGTTTCGGGTGTTGTATTTCAAGGGCAAGAGACCACTTGACGCAAACACAGCCTAACAAGAATCCTGGAGACAATAAAACCGTAATGTGCACGTGTGAAGAAAACAATGATCGTGGCAAAGACAGgaggtttattttaaattaactaTATTAACAATATTTTGCCGTTTACAGccactgtttttaaatgctgaagCCGCAATGAAATCAGGACGTCGATCAAAAGAGGAATGGTTTTGCAGTCAAatataaaattacttttaaagcaTGGTTGGATTATTTTATAAGCCAACCAGGCACAGGCACAGGGGCTCCTAAGCCAGAGTCTCTGAATTAGGTGGCAGTTATTAATATTTGTCTTTGGAAATTCAAAGAGCTCAGTCAAAAGTAGAGACCTCTCATTCCTATACTTTAGCTCACGATCCCAATCCATGTCTCTCAAAAGACGTGAAACAACTATGAGCGTCGCCTTTGTGGCCAGGCTCAGTGCGGGGGGGCCTCTTACGTGTCTGTGCCCAGGAGGTCCATTATCTTATACTGTAATCCATCAATGCTGGAAAGTATCACTGCTGCATAAAATTGCAGAGAACATGCTTAGCTCTTATAACAAAGAGCATAGGtgtgaggttttcttttttttccatttatgctGCATATAAAAgtatacaaaattaaaatataccGTACTATCATTACACATTACGTACATTTATTCTTTGGACCATCTGTCcaaacagatgaaaaatgtatttcacatAAGATTTCTTACTTAACATGTTGATTCTAACATGGGCTCACACACCTCATTGTTctcattttgttctttgaagTTCTGCTCCTTGATGTCCAATTTGGCACcaccttgtgtttgtgttgagtaCTGagcttttacattaaaaatatccCACTTCTCAGGAATCAGGCCTCTGATAAAGAGCAGGGACGCCAGGTAGGAGAACAACAAGATGGCCACCAGAGCAGACAGCATGCAAATGGTTCTGATCGGGGACTGCTGGACATAGACGCCATTTACCAGAGTGCAACCTGGGAATTTGATGACAGGCGGTATCCCGAGCAGCGGCTCCCCGCACAGTACCCGCAGCAGCACGCCCACCGCACAGCCCAGAACGGCCCCGTAACCGTTAGAGACTCTGAAGAAGAGGACGCAGACGAGCTGCGGCAGCATGAGGGTGTAGGTGAGGTCGGAGCGGAGCATCCAGATCATCAGGACGCTGTTGTCCAGGAAGGTGAGGGATGTGCCGGCCAggcccaccaccaccaccgagACCCGGATCACCCACTGGATCTCCTGCTCCGATGCCTGGAGGGGAGCCAAGAAACAACTATCAGAATCAGGagttttccatttatttccGATGGCCcgttttttaaaagaaaatattctaGCTAAGTGACGTATAGTTAAATCaatactttttacatttacattcagtcaGATGTGTcccttttaatgtgaaagagtCTAGGGATGCCTGAATGGATGGGCCAAACTTcccgtctctcctcctcttcctcacctgcGTCCTCAGGATGTTCCTATAAATGTTGGAGGTGAAGATAGAGGCTGCAGACAGCAAAGCGGAGTCAGTGGAGGACATCACAGCGGCAGCCACCGCCCCGATACCGATGATGGAGATGTAGGTCGGGGTGAGGTACTGCAGGACGATGGGCAGGATGAGTCCCGTCTCCCCGCGTTCAACCGGGGACGGAGATCCATACGAGGTCAAATTCCAGTCTGAGGAACACGACGGCAGTTTGACAGAAAGAACAACTTAAGTAATTTCAAGTTAAATCTGCCCCAGTTCTTTTTCATCAGTTCTTTAAAGCTCCACTATTGAATATATATAAAGTGTCAAGTTAAAATAGgataaaaatgagacaaaaaactTTTGGTTCATTCCCTACTTGTTGATGCAGCCACTGCACCGAGGAGTATGGGTGGGATGCCCAAGGTGGGAACGATGAACGCGGCGGTGAAGCAGGTGATCTTGGCCGTAGCCGAGGAGGCGGCGGACAGCGTCCTCTGGTGGAAGTTCTGAAGACCCAAGTTTCCCAAACCCTGGGAAGACGAACGACGagtaagacaaaaaagacaCCGGAGGAGGCGGATTGGGGTAAACTTTATCACAGAAAAGGAATAGTTCCAAATGAAGAAAGTATTCATCTGGTCCATCGTACATCCACGAGGACACAGTTTCGATTTTTTTATGTCCCTTGTCTCACATGAAAATCAGCTTTACTATTTCCTCAGATTATTTCCATATAATAAGATGTCGTCAGAGTTGCAAAAAGTACAGGAGTGCGGTAAAAAACAATATGATGCGGCACCGAATTTGGCAGGTTCACTGTGTTTATAGTTTCCTTCCAGTCACCACATCTGTGTGGATTAGGAAACAGAGTCATCGTTTGAGAAACAGGCTAcaaatctttttccttttttttttttttcctgcaacacaGAACATTCTCTGATCCAGATGGACGGATGATTCTTTGGAGATTCTCAGGCATGCTGGGAAATATAGTACGTCACCCCCCCCCAAGTTTATTGGCAGATTGAGTTAAACCAGTTTTTAGTTATGCACCATGGCTAACTGCTCACCTCAGGTCAAGTCATtgtagttaaaaaaacattg
This region of Xiphias gladius isolate SHS-SW01 ecotype Sanya breed wild chromosome 11, ASM1685928v1, whole genome shotgun sequence genomic DNA includes:
- the LOC120796766 gene encoding cytochrome c oxidase assembly protein COX20, mitochondrial, coding for MAGEEQESNSKGFRLLGILDVQKTPCARDAILHGAGGSLAAGLLHFLATSRVKRSFDVGFAGFMLTTLGSWFYCRMSNAKLRVQQRIIQDGMRNKIVYEGSVLDPTIKPAAETPSGPS
- the LOC120796459 gene encoding high-affinity choline transporter 1-like, which translates into the protein MALNIPGVSVMMFFYLLVLGIGIWASIKSKREARKGQGDKTEMALLGNRGINLVVGIFTMTATWVGGGFIVGTAEAVYNPSMGLIWAVMPIAATLCFVIGGLFFAEPMRNNKYVTMMDPFQIKYGKVPTAALSLASLISEIMWVTGTLIGLGVTMSVILDLSYTVSIWISAAVAITYTLLGGLYSVAYTDIIQLILIFISLWLCVPFALMSPAVVDITETAYNYTFQSPWVGTLEADRVWRWIDNFLLLGLGNLGLQNFHQRTLSAASSATAKITCFTAAFIVPTLGIPPILLGAVAASTNWNLTSYGSPSPVERGETGLILPIVLQYLTPTYISIIGIGAVAAAVMSSTDSALLSAASIFTSNIYRNILRTQASEQEIQWVIRVSVVVVGLAGTSLTFLDNSVLMIWMLRSDLTYTLMLPQLVCVLFFRVSNGYGAVLGCAVGVLLRVLCGEPLLGIPPVIKFPGCTLVNGVYVQQSPIRTICMLSALVAILLFSYLASLLFIRGLIPEKWDIFNVKAQYSTQTQGGAKLDIKEQNFKEQNENNEVCEPMLESTC